The Solanum pennellii chromosome 7, SPENNV200 DNA segment TGGATAGGACCAAAAGGTGACTGGTTCCTTGGAAGGTCCTTTCTTAGTGAGAGTTGCCTAGTTATGCTTCTAACACCACCCTAACATTGTTGCTAGAAGCTTGTGAAGCTCAAGTAGAGTAGTGTAGCTCTATCATGGACTCTCTGTCCTCAGTGTAAAATGTTGCTATGCTAGAGTGTCACATGGTGttgatttttaattgttaatggTTGTTTTCACTTTCCAGCATGAATTTATATGTTAGGTGCTTTCTTTGCTATTACTCACATGTCTCGTTGGTATAGGCTAATGATGATGGCAGATGCTACAGTTATGATGTTAGAAAGTTAAATGAAGCCAAATGTGTGCATATAGATCATACCTCTTCAGTGTAAGGCATCAACTCTTTCATTTACTGCAGTTCATGTGTTGTATTCGACAagcagagtttgttgctaatATTAGGGGTTTATTTGCAGGATGGATATAGATTATTCACCAACCGGTCGAGAATTCGTTACTGGATCTTATGATAGATCTGTAAGTTCCTGTCATGTTTATTTGTTCACCTAGTGTCTCAGCACTTTGACTGAATTACCATCCTTTGTAGGTGagaatattcaaatataatggTGGTCACAGCAGGGAAATTTATCACACTAAGAGGATGCAGAGGTTTCACTCCATATCTTGATGAAGAAGCATCTTTtctgtttattttagttatccCCAACAATAATTTACCGTCTTGACTGCTTATAGTACTTGCACTATCAAGTGAATGTGTTTTCCTGACATCTGTCATCAACTCAGGGTATTCTGTGTCAAGTTCAGTTGCGATGCAAGTTATATTATCTCAGGAAGTGATGATACCAACCTACGTCTATGGAAAGCAAAAGCATCTGAGCAAATGGGAGTTGTATGTACCTACACTACTTGATTCTTTTGGTTTATATCTATTTAGTGGGAACTTGTATACATGTTCCCTTTCTGTTTTTAGATGCATTATGGGTTTGAATCTTTCTGATTTTTTCTTAATGTATCGATCCCTTGTTCCTCTTTAATTGTGGATTTGGTTTCAACACGTCGTTAAGATTATAAAAAGATGACAGTCAAGAGGTTGCAAGTTTTTTATACCCCATCCATTTTAGTTTCTTGGGATGCTTAGCATGGTGAGATTTCTGGTTTTAGTACTGGAAATAAAGGAAAGATTTACATTTCTTCAGTAGAACTCTTGGACACGAGAttccaaacatgaaaaaactTTCTCgtttttcattaaatttgttACACAAGTTAAAGAGTGTGATGAgtattaaaaaggaaaagaagtgacagagagagagaggtaAACCCCTGTCAGATAAACAAAATGTTTGGAAAGGAACGGGGAGAAAGATATAACATATGGAATGATTAACATTTGATTGTGCAGGAACTGTTGTGCaaaggaaaaaaatagtatGATTTTCTTAGAACTTTTCTTGCAATAATGACTTTGATATTTGTGTTGCCGTTATATTGAGTTCTTTAGGTATTTTTTTCTGGTCATCCcaaaaaatttcttgaaagtTTGGCTTGCGACGATATTTAGAACAACTAACAATTGTCTCCACCTTCTTAACTTTGAAGCTTCTTTATGTGCATCACAATACTATTGCCTtcaataatgaacaaaataatcCGTTCCTAACTTTTTCCGGAGGGCGAATGTTGTACTGTTGTTTGGGAAGAAAATGGGAAAGAAAGCTATTTCATGTTGGCTTCCTTGATTGTTCTGTAATTCTGTGTCTGTTTTCCTTCACATCCATCTGAatattaaatctgaaaattatgtTCTTGCAGGTTTTGCCAAGAGAGCGGAAAAGACATGAATATATGGAGGCTGTCAAGAATCGTTACAAGCATCTTAAAGAAGTCAGGCGCATTGACAGGTAACATTACATCTATGTCTAAGATTCTTGTCTTAGGGCCTTAGGCCATTGGTACCAAATCGTAATTGGTCATCTTGTTAACTGGCCTGTAAGATCATGCCATGTCCATCCATAGCAAAAAGCTTGTTACACTGAACCTTTACCATTGTCAATTCTGTGTGCATATATTTGTTACTTTGCATTCCTGTTGAATATCTCAAAAGATTCCCAAAGGAGATTAATCTTCAACTCTCCTTTATTGTGATTTTACAGACATAGACACTTGCCAAAACCAATCTACAAGGCAAGTAGACAAATACGTGAGATGACAGAATCTGCGAGGCGGAAAGAGGAGAGGAGGAAAGCTCACAGTGCTCCTGGAAGCATTAAGAATAAGCAACTGCGAACAAAAAGAATTGTCCGAGAAGTCGAATGAAAAGTGTGGCTGTCTTGATCTGCTGCTGATGTAACCGTGCCAGTTTGATCTGCTTAGAAAATTATTACCTATTCTTGCAGTTGTTAGCAGGCCTATAAGATAGTATACTTTTTTTGAAATCAGAGGGAAGAATTGGAAGCTTCATCATTTCATGTCGTTTTCGAGATATAGTGGTGGTTACTTGTGTTAAAATTATGTTGCTGCCTACTCTTTTTCTGTCATCATCTTACGGGTTAACTGCATAGATTTTCCGTGTGGTTTCTCTTAGAAGTAATTACGTCTGGTATGAATTTTTAAATCATGAAGTTGCATTTGCATAGCATATGAAGGGGCACGGTATACATTTTAACATATtcatttgttaaaattatgttgCTGCTTACTCCTTTCAAATAgtgatcaattttatttttttttggattttatctTATGAAGGAAAACATGTTTAAAGACTATGGTTAAGCTTTACATGAATGCATTTGCCTACTAGATGGATGAGCTAAATTGTGAGTATTTTCTTTTGGAACGTTTGATCTgataattttgttcattttagcaCCATCTGAAAAGTGTTGAAGGCAATTAGTTTCTATGGTTTGTAAATCATATACTTGGACGATAAGCTCTAAGTTAGATTTGATAGTTCAAACTTTagatatacaaatattaaaatttgagatGGTCAAGCTAAacaaaaatacctaaaatttGCTTACTTGCAAATTGTTAGAATCGGGGAATTTAGTGAACTTATTTCATTAGACATGCCAAAATTTTTAAGAACTTCAAACTCGTGAGTCTAAATCGATAACACGGTTAAAGAAGTGCGcgtttaattatgttttattatgaaattttaaaattatatttaaagttGGCTAGTAAattgagattatttttttactcttttatgAGTAATTTGAAAATCCTATTTGGCTATACCTTAAATAGGATCCTTCAATGTGGCTATTTTTGCACTCCTCCAAAGTAAGCCGACTCGAAGGGGCAGCCAAGCCAAGCATTCCGCTAGGGTTTAGCCCAAAACCCTCTAATTTCATTTCAACAGTAAATCTTTTCTCCATTAGCATACATCCTGAACGCTTCTCCTTTCCCATGGCCATCGCCGCCGCTAGATCCATTTTCCGGTCACCGTCCCTGCTTAATGCCGCATCAAGGATCGCATCGGAGGCTAAAGCCGCTCGATCTCCCTTGCGCACGCCTTCTAAAAGTCCTCTTTCTCATCGCATCTTCAGGTATTCTTTTTTACTAGTAATTTCTAGAATATTCAGTTTCATAATATGTGACTAAACAATTTATGCAATTCAAAAAGGTGTCCTTCTGAGATGAGCGCTTGTTTGGAGTCACTGCAACCATACCACACCGTCACTGCTTCGGCTTTGATGACTTCTATGCTTACTGACTCTCTCCGTAGTTACAGTTGGCTCTCAGAAGGTGATTTTTCACTCTGTTATTCTCTTATTGAGCTATGTCATTGATTAGTTTGATTTCTCTTggtatttagttaattaattagaacTGATAATTTTATTGCTAAGCGAATCAGCTATAGAATGTATTCTGCCTCATTAGTAGTTCATGCAAATGTTTGAGAATTGTGCAAAATTAGTTATCAACTGATCCAGACTGGAGTACTCAATCAATTAAGTATTAACTATGCTTTAATtccaaaatcatttttatgaaTCTTTTGTTTTATTCTGTTCGATTTGTAGAATCAATATTCAGTGATAAATTGTAGTCAGActgttatttttctttgataatCGAGAAATTTCTGAGGACATGGTCGAAACACTATGGGTAATGGCCCCTGCTCCTGTAATTTTCACTTGAAAACCATCCTTTTTCTTTGGAATTGATGTGTGCGTTCCTGTGTCTTTTACTTAAAGACCAAAGCCCTGGAGACCAACTATTATTATGTTAGTTGTCTTACCAcagttcttttttatttgggTTTAGATCTGCCATGCTTTGCGAGACTTATATATCAAGAGTCACTAAGGATATAAAATGTATGTGGAAATTCAAATGACATCTTTTCCTCTCTCACGGGGAACAAAGTTGTAGTTGTCAGCTTTGCTGTGATTGCATGTGATCAATTTTTACGACAAGTGGTTCTGAAAGGATCAAATTTAGCTGTACTTTTGGGTTTCACGCTTTTTATCTTTAGCTCTCTGTATTTGctcttttaattttgtcattGCTGGGGGAGTAAAAGCAGGACTATTAGAATATATAAGCTGTAACTCGCCTGTGAGTATCAATCTAGTAATTAGCTGAAGATGTTCATATAACTGTTTTTAGTCCAGGAGGAGTTATAGCTCTCTTCTTCATTGAAACGTCCTGTACTGGCTGAATTTTCCATGATTTCAAGGTGCTTGAAACTATTAACTAGGTGACTAGCACCTCTGCTGACAACCTTCAATATTGCGGATGATTCGATTTCAACTAGACTTGACATCATTTTGTTCCACCTGAATGAATAAGCCAATATAAGTTGAGTGACCTATCGCGTAATACATCATTGCATATACTTTCTCCTCTTGATGTCTAGCtcccttttccttcttttcctatAAACCGTAACCATTTGGCAAGAGTTTTGTGGTGTCTCTGTATCCATCTTTTATATTTCTCTGACCGACGAGTTTTCGTTTTTGATATAGGTATCTAGCAAGACCTATAGGACCCTCATTTGATGTCCTTCCCTCATTTACAACTTTGGTAAGTCAATCAAGTATTTCTCTTTAGTGTGTCTTGGACATTTCCGAAGTTTAACATGGACCTTCTATTTATagtttgaataaatattttgctACTGAGCATGACATATGGAGCCTCCTTTGAAATATCTCTGAAACATTTTTTTTCCGTAGTTTAGTTATGTCAAAGGCAGAGTAATTGTCAATAGTCTCTTGCATTCTCTTCATTTTTAGTGTTGCCCATCACGTACTTTCCGGTTCCTTGTCACTTTGATTAAGTTTTGGATGCTTCATTCTTCCTGTTGTAGGCGTTGACAAGActagatgaagaaggagaagctTAGAGGACTGAATTGGATTCATTTATGTTTGGAAGCTTTCAATTTAGAAATTGTTACTTGCATAAAATTTTTGTTGACTGCTTTTGCTGGATCAGAAATAATGTATGATGGTTGTTAGGGGTGTATAATGACAGAATATCTGTAGATTTTGCTGATGAATCTTGCAATGAGatgtttatttcatattttttgtgcATCTCTGGCGCATTTTCATGTACGTCTCTTGCAAAAGTTGTCATTGAATTTAATAATATGGACAATCAGAATCATGTTCTCTTTGTTTGGTCACTGAAGTAGTTTCAGGATGTCTTTCTAGACACACCTGGTAGAATTGGTGCTTACGATTTTAATCTTTATTCGATCAGCCCAAAATGAAGACGTGTGATGATTTTTGGAGAGCTGGAGCAATAATGTACTTTCTCGCACTGGCGCGCTAAGTAAAGATGGTTATAATGAGCTGCTCCTTTGTTTTTGAACTTGGTAATGCTAGATTGCAAGTTAGTGTTACCATTTGCTTACTTCTGACTTGTGtgcctctctctctttatttgtTATTGACGGTTTGCCTTTGTGTTCATTGATGTTTCTTCAGATAAGTTGAGCTTTATGGTAAACACTAACTTCTTGTTAATCATGAAGAAGCTACACTTTCACGAGTATTTAGTGATGAACTTAGTTGTGTAATATAAAACTACATACacttaatattttactttttagtcAACGGTTGAAGAAagtaaaatttgatttaatagaTGTATGAAGTTGATTGCGTAcgatatatattatattacaaGGTAAGAAAAATTGAGAgtatattgattgataaattttatattacaatGTCTGTATTTTCTAGATTAATATTAGCTTATGGATGTTCTTCTAAGCATTCTACATTAGGATCTCCATCATCTTCCTTGTCCAAAATAGCAAGTTCTTCATCCCCAACATCGTCTTCCTCTACATTAATGTCGTCTTCTAATTGCAAAGATGAATCAATAAGCTCTTCAACGTCGTTCATATTCTCATCGGTAACTCCATTTTCGTTATCATTGGggtttctcttcttctttatcttACAAATTACATAACCCTTGTTCTTAATTTCTCTAGCATCCAAATAACCATCATTCAAATAGTATTCCGTCATCAGCCACTCGCCATTAGCATTCTTGTTATCACTTTTGCCTTCAAACTTTTCACGTACCCCATGAGTCTACCTTTATTGTCGAAAACCTCTTTTCCCTTTCCTTGTGGTTTCCACGTACCTTTACCCACAGTACGCGAAACTCTTTGtgaattttgtttcttttgggGCGTTATGAAGTAACGTGTGTAGCTGTTAGCCCCTTCAAAAATTTGCCACGGTTCGTTGTCCGCGTAAAGATTAGTAACCTCCATATATTGATTTTGGTTAGGTAATGGCTCATCTCTCGTAAACCCTACTAAATACTTCATGACTTCTATATTCTTAGGTGAAAAAATATATCCCAACCGACTTCCCTTACTTCGAGCCATTATTTTAGTGATTGATGAATTGAAGAAACAGTAATATATTCACTCCTAGTATAGTAATTGTTTAAACAAAAAGAGGGAACTGATAGAGATTAAGGggaatatgatatgataattatttatagaaaaagagAGAACTGATAGAGAATAAGGGGAATGTGATttgattattatatatatttatagaaaaagagAGAACTGATCCTACAGAATTAAGGAAATATGATGCTAATGAGGAAAAAGGATAAAATTGGAAACCAATTAATTTCAACTATATATGGTTTAAGAGTTATTTTAGTTTAATGAATATTGACCTttagataaaagaaaaattgccACGTGGCATCAAATTAAGTTTCTTTTCTCCtgatagaaataattttttatgttaatcctaattaaataaattatcacttctAATTATATCACcttcaaatataatatatatatttatatctttgGAAAGTTTTGGAAGCTTCTTTTTTATTCCTTAGTCGAGATAGTTTGTTGATGTTAATTATTCAacaaaatgtattttattttaataataaaggAATAACAAAATCCATATATACCAACACAAAACAATTACTATATTCTCAATCCTAACGATTTTATAATATACTATATTCTCAATCCTAATGATTTTATAATATACCCaacttttgttatttctttacttttaatcgctattagaaatatatatttttacccATTTTCACTAAATCAACTCACGACTATAAAGAAATTgattgaaatattaaaaaaatttctaatttctttttttataaaaatactattatttcttcttctttttttttaccggtttaattttattatattgattaaaAGTTGACTACTTATTAGAAAGAGGTGTAGTCAAGCTTTTAAGCGGCACGACCTGGTAATTTACTAacttaactttttatttaagTGTGAACATATTGTCTAACGTGTTCAAATAAAATAGTAACAACAGTAAGTAAAAGTACACAATTTTTTACGTGAGAAACATCCAGctcaaaaaatgtaaaaaaaatcacGACTTGTAGATTTATAAGTTTTAACTCCAAGTTCACTGAATCAATGCGccttaacattttaacttttaagatTTCAAAACTCTGTAACCTAaagaactaactctaatacctTAACTTCAAGTTACAAATTTAGATTACAACTTTTATAATCCTAGAAACTAGGATCTAATCCCTAAACTTCAACGCAGACTTTTCAAGGTAAATGTTCCCAAATCTTCTAGTTATCCCAAATTGAAGATAATACTCTTAATTCAGCTTTTAATTTACTGAACTAAGATTACATCAAGACTCAATCACAAAGAAATACCTAATGTCATGGCgtacaattttttcattttaataataattataaaaaagattctcaatataaaattataaatttgagtCTAGGTATCAATGATGACTTGTATGCTTACTGACTCTCTCTGTAGTTAAAGTTGGCTCTCACAAGGTAATTTTTCACTGTGTTATTGTCTTATTAAGCTATGTTATTTGAttagttttgatttttgttgGTATTTAGAgctgataattttatttgttaagcGTATCACCTATGAAAAATgtgttaaattatattttgatttttttttcgatATGAatattgtagtttttttttccaacaaTGACTCCCATGTTCTATACACTAATTAAAATTCCAAATCAATGTCAAATGTGCCAATCAGAAAAATGCAAATTAAGAGGTAATTCAGAGTAATTAGCAAACTAGAGTAGTAAAGGTGTTCATGACATTATCCAAATTATGAGATAGcaacaaaaattttgaattttacatTTGATTcgagaaattaaaattttgaattttactaAACCACCAATTTATTCCTTTTTTGGCGTTGTTTCGATATCAATGAGCGCTTTAATAGGTCCTAGACATGAATGTTAGTTATTGTCATCGTTTATCGAATCTCCCATTCAAAGTTTATAACACTTCTTCTTTCAATCTTTAGTATCGAGCATGTGCTAGATTCTATACACCGTGTTACCACTTCTTTCGTCTTATAGTATTATATAAGCTCtgaatttcaaatgaaaaaaacaacTATATCAACGTGTTAGATTCATAGAGCTAATAAGATGCCTAAAGAACAAAAAATGTTAagtataaaagaaattaatttatattatttttcgtataattttttaatatttaaatttttatttaaaaatgttgaaataatataagttaatttaaccttaaaaattgattataaaaaaGTATAACGTGAcaatcaaaaaagaaagaaaacaccACTTGACTAATCTCATCTCCCAAATAACCAgattttaaacaataaaatatatattttcctaATCAAATTTACTATGATAGTCAGGCATTAtcattatttcaatttaatatcatttGCACAAAGGTTGTTATGCATCGCACATAAAGTCCAATCTGTTCCAAAATTGAATTCACAGTGCCATACATTTTGACAAAACACAATACACTGCAATTTTTCGAATATTATTTTCACAAAACGAAAGAACAAAAACTAATCATTTTCATGAAGGCAACTGCAATTCACGATGATTTAGAcctatattataattaaatatagtaTGAAATATAATACAACTAGAAAATGATATTCTATTTGGTATACTTAGGTGaaatgttaaattttatttttaaatacttctagaatatttttaataagtttatGTAATAATTAGATCAACTGGAAAAAAGTTTTAAACTATAATCCAAAAGaccttatttaaatatttgtagCGTTAGATaatgtataataatttatatatgtctatttatattttatgaaatatacaATAATGTCATCATCATATTCTCATCGCTAATagattttctcttcttcttttatcttgCATATTACATAACCCTTGTTcttaatttcatccaaataatcCTCTTACAAAGAAGAGTATTCTGTCATTACTCACTCGTTATTAGTATTCTTGTTATCACTTTTGCCGTAGGTGTACTCCAAATAACTATTATACAAAGAGTATTCCGTCATGAGCCCCTCGCCATTAGCATTCTTGTTATCACTTCTGCCGTAGGTGTACTTCAAACTTTTCGCGTACTCAGGCATAAGTCTACCTTTGTCATCAAACACctcttttccctttctttttggCTTCCACGTACCATTCCCCGCAATTTGCGCAACTCTTTTCCattgtgaattttatttcttttgggGCGTATGAAGTAACGTGTGTAACcgttttcaaaaatttgttgCCTTAATAATTACTTTGTAATTGAAGatgaattagttaattaatataaaaaataattaattcgaAAACTGATGTCCTAAATCAAACTTTTTTTTGGGAAATGTCCATTTTGTTAACTTTTGTTTTTTCTGCTTCTTTGAATTAGTTGTTTGGAGTTATTTGTTAAACAAATTGCCATCTAGTGTTCTGGAAATTTTTAGaagcattttttttatttataattattcaaCAAAACAATTAGTACTACATTTTTAATCCTAATGATTTTTATTGTATACGTGatcaatattaatatatatatatatatgtctgtCTTACTATTAATTGATCTGATATTCATGTGAAAATCTAATTTGTTTTGATAATTGTACAAAATTAGCTATTAGCTGATGTAGATTGAATAATCAACTTGGAAATGAAGTATATTGCATGAGAACAATCGGAAAGGAAAAATTCAAAGTCAC contains these protein-coding regions:
- the LOC107024235 gene encoding protein NUCLEAR FUSION DEFECTIVE 6, chloroplastic/mitochondrial-like — encoded protein: MWLFLHSSKVSRLEGAAKPSIPLGFSPKPSNFISTVNLFSISIHPERFSFPMAIAAARSIFRSPSLLNAASRIASEAKAARSPLRTPSKSPLSHRIFRCPSEMSACLESLQPYHTVTASALMTSMLTDSLRSYSWLSEGVDKTR